A window of Hymenobacter siberiensis genomic DNA:
GCGCCAGCCCGCCGACGAGGACCTGGCGCAGACCACCGACCGGTTTGGGCGGGTTCAGAAGTTTGCCCGGCTCAACATTAAAGGAATCGCGGGCCTGTTGGGCGGGTTCTGAGGCGAGGCGCCGGGGAAGTTGGTCGGGAGAGTTGGCGGCTTGGTCGACGGTTTCGCAGCGTATTTTAGGGGTAAGATATTGGAGGGTAATTGATTGGTGAAAAAAGAGGTTTTGGGTGATTTCCGGCACTGGCACAGGCCTTGCATTTGGAGATACAGATGCGTCACAATCTCCATTCACTCTTCAACTTCCTCTTCGTTATGAAATCCTACCTGCTTTCGCTCCTCGCCACCGGCCTGCTATTCGTTTCAACTGCTGCCTCGGCCGCTCCTGCTTTCGACCACGACCACGATAAATACCCGCGCCCAAACACGTCGCCATTAACGGTTCCCTCGACGGTGAGCAGCGCCCCGAGGCCCTCAGGGGTGAGGGTGGCGATGAGCGTCCCGTTCGGACCGCCGTGCAGCGGCACGGCCTGGCCCAGACGCTGGCCGGTTGGGGCCCGGCCGTAGCGGCGGCAATAGGTCAGGTTCGTGCTCGTCTCATCCACGAAGACAAAACGAGTCACCTCTTCTTCCTGGATGGCTTCGATAAACAAGCGGCGCAAGGCGACGACGCGCGCGGTATCGCGTTCAGCGGCGTGGACGCTTTTTTTTGCGTCC
This region includes:
- a CDS encoding transposase, encoding MTRFVFVDETSTNLTYCRRYGRAPTGQRLGQAVPLHGGPNGTLIATLTPEGLGALLTVEGTVNGDVFGRGYLSWSWSKAGAAEAAVETNSRPVARSESR